GCGACCGCGTCGGTGAGCAGCTTGCCGACGTAGCTCTCGATCGCCTGGCAGGACACGGCCGGACAGATCTGCTCGCAGCCCGGGCCCATCGACGCGGGGGTGCCGTCGGCGCAGATGCGTTGGATGGCGGGGCAGGCGATCGGGATCTCGCCCGGGCAGGCGAACTCGCAATTCGGGCCGGTGCGGCCGACGAACGAGCCGTCGGGGCACTTCTTCGCGTCGTCGGTGCACACGGTTTGACCGGGGCACCTGAACTCGCACTTGGGGCCGGAGCGGCCGACCGTGGTCCCGTCGGGACAGAGGAGCGCGTCCGCGTCGCAGACGACGGGGTCGCACGTCTTCACCGTGCACATGATGCCGCGCGCCGCGCACGTGCAGGAATTGCAGCCGTCGATCGAGGTGAAGTCGTCGCCGAGCTTGTAGGTCGGCACCGGTGCGGTCGGAGACGATGCCCTCACCTGATCGTAGAGCGCCGTGTCGGCCCATGAGCACGTCGAGCCGTCGCCGGTCGGGGAGCCGTCCTTCTTCGTTTGCAGCTGCTGATCGGAGGTTTCGGTCTTTCCGACGGTAACGGCGCTTCCGCCGCAAGCGACGATAACGAGGGCGACGGACGAAGCGACGGCGGCGCGGCGCGTGGGGCTCACGAGGCTCATGGGGCTCATGGGGCGGTTCATCCTCTTACTGCTTCGTCACTTCGGGCACACGAACTCGCATTTGGGTCCGGTGCGACCCACGTAGGTCCCGTCCGGGCACTGTTTCGCGTCGTCGGTGCAGGGCACCGGGCGATCCTCCGGACAGATGAGCTCGCACTTCGGTCCGAGCTTCGCGTTGGACCCGTCCGCGCACGTCCGCGCGATGGCGGGGCACGCGATCGGCTCGTCGCCGGGGCAGGCGAACTCGCACTTGGGACCGGAGCGGCCGACGTACGATCCGTCGGGGCATTTTTTTGCGTCGGCGGTGCAGATCGGTCCTTCGCCCGGGCAGGGCGCGAACTCGCACTTTGGTCCTTGGCGTCCGACGGAGCTGCCGTCCGGGCAGACCTTCGCGTCCATCGTGCAGCCGTGCTCGGGGGGCTGCGGCTGCTCGCACGCGCGAAGCGTGCACATGATCCCTTTGTCGGAGCACGTGCAGTCGTTGCAGCCGTCGATCGATTTGAACTCGTCGCCGAGCTTGTAGGTCGGCACGGGGGCATCGGGCGCGCTGGGCGCGACGAGGTCGTAGGTGGTGGTGTTGGCCCAGGAGCATGACGCGCCGTCGCCGGTGGCGGTCCCGTCTTTTCGGGTCTGGAGCTGCTGCTCGCCGTTCGTCCCGGGCGACGGAATGGACGCCTCGCTGCCGCCGCACGCGACGACCACGGACACGAGCGCAACGGAGGACAGGATGATCGAACGCATGGGCAAGCTCCTCGAAGCCGCGGCGCGACCCAACGTCGTGCTCGCTGGTCCGTGGGTGGCCGCCGCGTCGCGGTTCCGTGAGAGATTCTTTCGTTGTCGTGTCGTTTCACTCGTCGTGCTCCGTCGCGGACTGCCGAGCGGTGTTGGGGCGCGGCGCGACGAAGGGCGAGGGGCACGTGGTCGAGTGGTGTTGTGGCTCCGGGGCGGCGGTCGAGCATGCGCGTCGGACCTGCGCGACGAAGGGGAGCGCGCGGCTGCATGTGGTCGAGTGGTGTGGGTTCAGGGCGCGTCGGACCGGTGCGACGAAGGGGCGAGGGACACGTGGTCGAGTGAGTGTGTTGTGGCTCAGGGCGCGGCGGTCGAGCACGCGCGGCGGACCTGCGCGACGAAGGGGGAGCGCGGGTTGGCTGCGACGAACGTGCTCGCGTTCGCGCGCGCCTCGGAGGCGCGGCCGCTGGCGCAGAGGGCGAGGACGCGCGCGGCCTCGCGTTCTTCGGTCAGCGCTCCGCGTGGGAAGCGGGTCGCGTGCTCGTCGAGGCGGCGAAGCGCGGTCGCGCCGTCGCCGGCCGCGAGCGCGGCATTCGCGGAACGCAGCAACGCGGCCTCTTCTGCGACGAGGTCGCGCGCCGGCCGCGCTGGTGCCGCGGCAGCTCGGCCGGTGGACGCGCTTGCACCCGCGCCGGCCGAGGCCGCGCTCGAACCTGCACCTGCACCTGCACCTGCGCCGGTGGCGCCGGCGCGGGCCGAGGCCGCGCTTGCGCCGCTCGAACCTGCACCTGCGCCGGTGGCGCCGGCGGAGGCCGCGCTTGCGCCGCTCGAATCCGCTGCGCCTGCCGAGGCCGCACCTGCGCCGCTCGGGCCCGCGCCGCTCGGGCCCGCGCCACTCGAGCCTGCGCCGCTTGTGCCCGCACGCGGGCCGCCCGCGCTTGGGCCGCTCGCGGCGTTCGAGCCCGCGCTCCGGCCGTCGCCCGCGCTGTTTGAGCCTGCGCCAACGCCGTTCAGGCCTGCGCCGCTTGCATCCGCGTTTGGGCTTGCGCCTGCTGCGCTCTTCGCGTCGTCGTTTGAGGGCGCGCTTGGTGCGCTGCTGCCGCTGTCGTTCGAGGTCGGGTTTGCGATGTGCGAGCTCGAGCCGTTCGTGCCTGTTGCGCCACTTGCGCTGCCGTTCGCGCCTGCGGCCGCGCCGTTCGGTGCCGCGTTACCGCTGGCTCTCGCGGGCTGGGCTGCTGCGCCGCTCACGCCGGTGGTTGCCGCTGCTTGCGAGACGACGGGCGCTGGCGCTCGCTCTGCGGTCATCACCGCTGCGGTGGTCGCTGCTGCGCTGCCGACGAGGACGACCGCGACGACCGCCTTCGTTCCGACGAGTGAGCTCAGGAACGAGCCCGACGCCGTCGCGCCCGCGGTCGCCGTCTTCGTGACCGTCGCGGCCGTCGCGCCGGCGGCGGCGCCGACCGCGATCTTCGCCGCGACGCGCGCGCGGACGCGGGCGGCGTCGGCGGCGGTGGGGTCGTCGCCGCCCTCCGCGGCGTCGAGGAGCGCTCGCGCGTCGGGGCCGAGGCCGTCCGTCATCGACGCCCTCCACGGGAGGAAGAAGGAAGGGAAGGATGCGCCTCGCGCGCGCGATGGCGCGCGAGGGCGTCCTCGAACGAGAGGCGGGCTGCGCGGAGGCGGGCGTAGGCCGTGTTCACGTTGAGGCCGAGGGTGCTCGCGATGTCGGGCATCGTCATCTGTTCGAGCTGCGCCATCACGAAGACCTCGCGCTTGTCGTCGTCGAGCTCGTCGAGGAGCGCATGCAAGAGCGCGATCGCCTCCGCCCTCTCCATCGACTCGCTCGGGCCCGGCGTGGTCGCGCGGAGCGAGTCGGGATCGACGGAGCCGGCGGGGCTCTTGCGCGCGAGGCTGCGGCGATGGTCGCGCGCGACGCGGAGCGTGATGCCGAAGAGCCACGTGCGCAGCGACGAGCGCCCCTCGAACTCGTCGAGCCTCCGGTGCACGATCACGAAGACCTCCTGCACGACGTCGTCGAGCGAGCCGTCGCGAACGCCGAGACGCTTCGCGCTGCGCCAGACGAAGGCGAAGTGGTCGCGATACACGTCGTCGAAGCACGGGACTGCCGAAAGCGCTGCTTCGGAGACCAAGAGCTTCGGGAGGTGAGTGGAAGCCGCCACGATGACCCGTTAAAGAAAAAGCACCTCGGCGCCGAAATAGGCGCCGGCGCCGACCGCGGCGGGCTCGTGGACCGAGCCCGTACCTTCGACCACGAAGTTCGGGCGATAGAGCGGCACGAGCCCTTCGACCCGCGCCCGCAGCGCGAGCCAGCGCGAGACCTCGAAGCGCGCGAGCCCGCCGAACGCCACGTTGCCCCACGCCTTGCTCGGCGAGAGGTTCGTTTCGGCGCCGAAGCCCGCCGCCGAAGCGACGTCCACCCCGCCGCCCACGCACGGCGACGCCTCGAAGCTCCAGAGCTGCACGAGCGCGAAGCAACCGCGCGCGCCGACCCCCACCACCGAGATGTCCGCGCCACGCCCCGTGCCCGGCACGCTCCGCCGCTGCTCGAGGACGATCCGGCCCAGCGCCTCCACCCGGAAACGCCCCGGCATCCACGCCACGTGCATCGCCCCGCCGAAGCCAGGGCTCGGCAACACCCCGAGATCCCCATGCACCGCGACGCCCGCCGCGAACGCGTGCGGGCCGCCGGCCTCGCGCGGCGCGGGAGGCGCGGGAGGCGCCGGTGCGGGAGGCGGCGGCTGCTCGTCCGCGAGGGTCGCCGGCGGTACGAGCGCGAGCGCGAGGACGACCGCGGTCGCGTCCGCGACGCCGGCGCAGGTCGCGGCCTCGATCTCGCGCTCACCGACGATCGCGCCGCGCCGCGTCTTGAGGAAGACGCGCCAGCTCGACGGCGTCTGCTGCTCGACGTGCGCGTCCGCCTCGAGCACGCCCGGCGCGAGCGTCGCATCGACGTTCCGTAGCGCCGCGGCCTTCACCTCCTCGCTCGATGGACACCCCGACGGCGCGAACCACGTGAGGCGCAGGTTGCCCTCGTCCGCGCGCGCACGCCCCGCGACGAGCATCGCGCCGACGAGCACGGCCGCGCACGGGACAAACCTCACCGGTGCCACTCTATCAACGTGTGTGCCGCGCGAAATCAGTCGAAATCAGTAACGATTCCGCGGACGCTGTGTCAGCGGCCGCGGGGAGGCTGGCACACGTCGAGCCGCGGGCGTCATGTCATGCGCGGCCGCGGCTCTTGCCGGTCGTGATGCCGCCCGCGATGAGGTGCGCGAGGCGGAGCGGCTCCGGGATGTTGCCGTGGAGCGTCGTACGCGCGACGACGCGGCGGGCCTCGTCGATCGTGAGGCCCGCGCGCTGGATCCAGAGGCGCTGCGTCGTCGCGAGCCCGGTCGGCTCGCGCTTCAACGAGCGCCGCGACACGCCGAGCGGCTCGAGCGTCCCCGCGCGCTCGATGAGCCCCCACTTCCGCGCCGCCCCCGGCACCGCGGGTCGATCGTGCGGCGTGCGGCTGAAGAGCGCGCGCTTCACCGCCGCCATGTCCGGCGGCCGCCGCACGACGACGAGGACCGGGATCTGGAGCGCGAGCGAGAGGCCGTGGATGTCGATGACGTTGAACCCACCGACCGCGATGCCCTGGAACATCACCGCCTGGATGTGCTGCCCGAACTGGCTCGCGCGCACGAGCTCCACCACGCGGCGGGTCGAGTCGATCCCGTCGCGGCGGATGCGCCCGCTCACGATCCCGTCGACGCGCGTCGCCGAGCACACGACGCCCACGAGCAGGACGTCCCCGCGGTGATCGCGCGGGAACGGGCCGTCGTCGAAGCCGATGACGTTCAGGACGTCGCGGGCTTCGGCGGGCCGCCGAAGATGCTCGCGCCCTTGCGCTGCGCCGCCTTCGCCTTCTCCTTCTCGGCGTAGGTCGGCACGATGACGCGCTCGCGCGGCGGGATCTCGCGGCCCTCGAAGATCGCCTTGAGCTCCTCGGCGTCGAGCGTCTCGCGCTCGAGGAGGTACTTCGCGATCGCCTCGACGCGATCGCGCTTCGACTCGAGGAGCTGCCGCACGACCACGTACTGCTCGTCGATGATGCGGCGGACCTCCTGGTCGATCTCGCGCGCGGTCTGCT
The sequence above is a segment of the Labilithrix sp. genome. Coding sequences within it:
- a CDS encoding sigma-70 family RNA polymerase sigma factor; protein product: MAASTHLPKLLVSEAALSAVPCFDDVYRDHFAFVWRSAKRLGVRDGSLDDVVQEVFVIVHRRLDEFEGRSSLRTWLFGITLRVARDHRRSLARKSPAGSVDPDSLRATTPGPSESMERAEAIALLHALLDELDDDKREVFVMAQLEQMTMPDIASTLGLNVNTAYARLRAARLSFEDALARHRAREAHPSLPSSSRGGRR
- a CDS encoding DUF99 family protein → MNVIGFDDGPFPRDHRGDVLLVGVVCSATRVDGIVSGRIRRDGIDSTRRVVELVRASQFGQHIQAVMFQGIAVGGFNVIDIHGLSLALQIPVLVVVRRPPDMAAVKRALFSRTPHDRPAVPGAARKWGLIERAGTLEPLGVSRRSLKREPTGLATTQRLWIQRAGLTIDEARRVVARTTLHGNIPEPLRLAHLIAGGITTGKSRGRA